Proteins encoded within one genomic window of Methanothrix harundinacea 6Ac:
- a CDS encoding DNA primase large subunit PriL, with translation MSLADYPFSREAAARVKEAGYSLEGILAEPNREPRLSRLVRRRAKERVLGAVRGEIPEERTHPLAELLSYPLARVMVSCLDDDLLARRYALAEAKLASRKMAREDLPGLILLARDLEVDPRTDQEGLRVPFSDYLKAAARMKSPGWKLVNRSLEAGWVAVTGSELARLLEERARDRVARGLPLKVSPDVCEKLRPDLAEVVEELRERRAEERVDLGEVTEGAFPPCIRGFLAAVANGANLAHTARFALTTFLLAVGMNVDEVVGVFGRSPDFDEEKTRYQVEHIAGKGGTAYKPPSCATMATYGNCPGMDGLCRWVSHPLSYYEKKVKRDRGG, from the coding sequence ATGAGCCTCGCCGACTACCCCTTCTCCCGAGAGGCGGCGGCCCGGGTGAAGGAGGCGGGCTACTCCCTGGAGGGGATCCTGGCGGAGCCGAACCGGGAGCCCAGGCTCTCCCGCCTCGTGAGGAGGAGGGCGAAAGAGAGGGTCTTGGGGGCGGTGAGGGGGGAGATCCCCGAGGAGAGGACCCACCCCCTGGCGGAGCTTCTATCCTACCCCCTGGCTAGGGTTATGGTCTCCTGCCTCGACGACGACCTCCTGGCGAGGAGGTACGCCCTCGCCGAGGCGAAGCTCGCAAGCCGGAAGATGGCCCGGGAGGATCTCCCCGGCCTGATCCTCCTCGCCCGGGACCTGGAGGTCGATCCCCGGACCGATCAGGAAGGCCTCCGCGTCCCCTTCTCCGACTACCTTAAGGCGGCAGCTAGGATGAAGAGCCCCGGCTGGAAGCTCGTCAACCGCTCCCTGGAGGCTGGCTGGGTTGCCGTCACCGGCTCCGAGCTAGCCCGCCTCCTGGAGGAGAGGGCCAGGGACCGGGTCGCGAGGGGGCTCCCCCTTAAGGTATCCCCGGATGTATGCGAGAAGCTCCGGCCGGACCTCGCCGAGGTGGTGGAGGAGCTCCGGGAGAGGAGGGCGGAGGAGAGGGTCGACCTGGGGGAGGTGACGGAGGGGGCCTTCCCCCCTTGCATCCGCGGCTTCCTCGCCGCGGTGGCGAATGGTGCAAACCTCGCCCACACCGCCCGGTTCGCCCTGACGACCTTCCTCCTCGCCGTGGGGATGAACGTGGACGAGGTGGTCGGGGTCTTCGGCAGAAGCCCCGACTTCGACGAGGAGAAGACCCGCTACCAGGTCGAGCACATCGCGGGGAAGGGCGGGACTGCTTACAAGCCCCCCTCCTGCGCCACCATGGCCACCTACGGCAACTGCCCCGGGATGGACGGCCTCTGCCGGTGGGTGAGCCACCCCTTGAGCTACTACGAGAAGAAGGTGAAGCGGGACAGGGGCGGATGA
- a CDS encoding DNA polymerase sliding clamp produces the protein MFKAVISAETLRDAVEAVSSLVDEVKFTLSENGVELKAVDPANVAMVSFRLNSEAFEYFKATPGEIGVDLVRLADVLSMADRGENVTLELDEENHKLKIGVNSLSYTLSLIDPSAIRKEPRVPELDLPAHVILPGAHLRKAVRAAEKVSDHVVLGVTDDPEDQFYMEAKGDIDSLKLKMPGAELLGLKPGKARSLFSLDYLADMSKAIGKAQEVKLEMGVDYPLRISFKLGQGVEINYLLAPRIEQE, from the coding sequence ATGTTCAAGGCAGTGATAAGCGCAGAAACCCTGCGGGATGCTGTGGAGGCGGTTTCGTCTCTTGTCGACGAGGTGAAGTTCACCCTGTCAGAGAACGGCGTTGAGCTGAAGGCTGTGGACCCCGCCAACGTGGCCATGGTCTCCTTCCGGCTCAACTCCGAGGCCTTCGAGTACTTCAAGGCGACCCCCGGCGAGATCGGCGTCGACCTGGTGAGGCTCGCCGACGTCCTCTCCATGGCCGACCGGGGCGAGAACGTCACCCTCGAGCTGGACGAGGAGAACCACAAGCTAAAGATAGGGGTGAACTCCCTCTCGTACACCTTGAGCCTCATCGACCCGAGCGCCATAAGAAAAGAGCCCCGGGTGCCGGAGCTGGACCTCCCAGCCCACGTCATCCTTCCCGGAGCCCACCTCCGGAAGGCGGTCAGGGCCGCCGAGAAGGTCTCCGACCACGTAGTTTTGGGCGTCACCGACGACCCCGAGGACCAGTTCTACATGGAGGCGAAGGGGGATATCGACTCCCTCAAGCTGAAGATGCCGGGGGCGGAGCTCTTGGGGCTGAAGCCAGGAAAAGCGAGGTCTCTCTTCTCTTTGGACTACCTCGCCGACATGAGCAAGGCTATCGGCAAGGCCCAGGAGGTGAAGCTGGAGATGGGGGTCGACTACCCCCTGAGGATCAGCTTCAAGCTCGGCCAGGGCGTCGAGATCAACTACCTCCTCGCACCGAGAATAGAGCAGGAATGA
- a CDS encoding transcription factor S, which yields MEFCPDCKSIMVPSEGVLICRRCGKRLEMKRSESLVSRTEQRGRTMTVIEDSEGAGLPTTKYKCPECGNDTAYWWLRQLRSADESEVRFFRCTKCNFTWREYD from the coding sequence ATGGAGTTTTGTCCCGATTGTAAGAGCATAATGGTCCCGTCAGAGGGGGTCCTGATCTGCCGGAGGTGCGGCAAGAGGCTGGAGATGAAGAGGAGCGAGAGCCTCGTCAGCAGGACCGAGCAGAGAGGGCGGACCATGACGGTGATCGAGGATTCCGAGGGGGCGGGCCTTCCCACCACCAAGTACAAGTGTCCTGAGTGCGGCAACGACACCGCCTACTGGTGGCTCCGGCAGCTCCGGTCCGCCGACGAGAGCGAGGTCCGCTTCTTCAGATGCACAAAGTGCAATTTCACCTGGAGAGAGTACGACTGA
- a CDS encoding DUF5612 domain-containing protein, whose amino-acid sequence MSTALNLICENRPGVLRDIAGVVASLGGNIEYTQQFVLERGVHRGKATVYMEIDQLAAGMVEDLEALPSVMEVTVHQSFDEIYGSRVIIIGGGAQVAQAAVGAVNEADRHNLRGERISVDTIPLVGEDPIADAVNAVGRLHRASVLVLAGALMGGRISDEVQRLQEEGIPVIALKMAGSVPRRADLVVTDPIQAGTFAVMHVAKTAIFDINRVRGMEF is encoded by the coding sequence ATGAGCACTGCATTGAACTTGATCTGCGAGAACAGGCCCGGGGTGCTGAGGGACATAGCCGGGGTCGTCGCCAGCCTCGGCGGGAACATCGAGTACACCCAACAGTTCGTCCTGGAGCGGGGCGTCCATAGGGGGAAGGCCACCGTATACATGGAGATCGACCAGCTGGCTGCGGGGATGGTGGAGGACCTGGAGGCCCTCCCCTCGGTGATGGAGGTCACCGTCCATCAGTCCTTCGACGAGATCTACGGCTCGAGGGTGATCATCATAGGGGGCGGAGCCCAGGTCGCCCAGGCGGCGGTCGGGGCCGTCAACGAGGCGGACCGGCACAACCTCCGGGGGGAGAGGATCAGCGTCGATACGATCCCCCTGGTGGGAGAAGATCCCATAGCCGACGCCGTCAACGCCGTCGGCAGGCTCCACAGGGCCTCGGTCCTGGTCCTGGCGGGAGCCCTCATGGGCGGCAGGATCTCCGACGAGGTCCAGAGGCTCCAGGAGGAGGGGATCCCGGTGATCGCCCTCAAGATGGCGGGCTCTGTGCCCCGTCGCGCAGACCTGGTGGTCACCGACCCGATCCAGGCCGGGACCTTCGCGGTGATGCACGTCGCCAAGACTGCGATCTTCGATATAAACAGGGTCCGGGGGATGGAGTTCTGA
- a CDS encoding glutaredoxin family protein, with the protein MHLKYVVYTTADCPRCEQVKRVLAGWGAEFDTVDMATAEALTELRVNGVFTLSAPVLMAGEEFYTVEELFDGDAIRDLEAMGLRG; encoded by the coding sequence ATGCATCTGAAGTACGTCGTATACACCACCGCCGACTGTCCCCGGTGCGAGCAGGTCAAGAGGGTCCTCGCTGGCTGGGGGGCCGAGTTCGATACGGTGGATATGGCCACCGCTGAGGCCCTGACGGAGCTGCGGGTCAACGGGGTCTTCACCCTCAGCGCCCCCGTCCTCATGGCGGGGGAGGAGTTCTACACCGTGGAGGAGCTCTTCGATGGCGATGCCATCAGGGACCTGGAGGCTATGGGCCTCCGGGGATGA
- a CDS encoding histone family protein, producing MPILPVAPVSRLIREAGAKRVSEGARDALAEVLESYGMEVAEEAVEWANHAKRKTVKAEDIREAVKRVRPPRAPGTD from the coding sequence ATGCCGATACTTCCAGTGGCACCGGTCAGCAGACTCATCCGCGAGGCCGGAGCAAAACGGGTCAGCGAGGGGGCGAGGGACGCCCTGGCAGAGGTTCTGGAGAGCTACGGGATGGAGGTGGCCGAGGAGGCCGTCGAATGGGCGAACCACGCCAAGAGGAAGACGGTGAAGGCCGAGGACATCCGGGAGGCGGTCAAGAGGGTGAGGCCCCCCCGGGCCCCGGGGACCGACTGA
- the gatE gene encoding Glu-tRNA(Gln) amidotransferase subunit GatE → MPGSLDYASLGLVCGIEIHQQLDTAAKLFCGCPTRIREVEESDHQFFRYLRPARSELGEIDRAALEEVLVTRKFIYKSYDSTCLVEADEEPPGELNPEALEIGLIVSRLLSMKIADEVHTMRKIVIDGSNTSGFQRTAYLASHGSIDTSCGRVGMETICLEEEAARIVEDRGDEVVYSLDRLGIPLVEICTSPDIVSPAHAREVAGRLGMILRSTGRVKRGLGTIRQDVNVSIRGGARVEIKGVQDLNLIETIVAVEAERQHLLLEIRDELLRRGAMVSDRVADVTGIFGPTESKVIRSALRKGGAVLAVKLAGFADLIGAEIQPGRRLGSELSDRAKRAGVGGIFHSDELPAYGITTKEVEAVRSELGAGEGDGFAMVAAPLDRAEAAMKAVLERAAEALVGVPEETRRALPEGTSEYMRPLPGSARMYPETDVPPVVVSPEDVASLLLPELFDERAARYEGEYGLNREFATLMAQSPYNRLFEEAVRDLSLPPALVVRTLEMIPRELEGVGVPVSRLPESRLKEALALVAGRRVAKEGIPKLLEAMAMNPGLSASEAASATGLSGVGEGDVEAVVAAIVAGREEFVRERGEAALGPLMGLVMKELRGKADGALISAALRREIERLLAD, encoded by the coding sequence ATGCCTGGAAGCTTAGACTACGCCTCCCTGGGTCTGGTCTGCGGCATCGAGATCCACCAGCAGCTCGATACCGCGGCCAAGCTCTTCTGCGGCTGTCCCACCAGGATCCGAGAGGTGGAGGAGTCGGACCATCAGTTCTTCAGGTACCTGCGACCGGCGCGAAGCGAGCTGGGCGAGATCGACAGGGCCGCCCTGGAGGAGGTTCTGGTCACCCGGAAGTTCATCTACAAATCTTACGATTCTACCTGCCTTGTGGAGGCGGACGAGGAGCCCCCAGGGGAGCTGAACCCTGAGGCCCTGGAGATAGGGCTCATCGTATCGAGGCTCCTCTCGATGAAGATCGCGGACGAGGTCCATACCATGAGGAAGATCGTCATCGACGGCTCCAACACCTCGGGCTTCCAGAGGACCGCCTACCTCGCCTCTCACGGCTCGATCGATACCTCCTGCGGGAGGGTAGGGATGGAGACGATCTGCCTCGAGGAGGAGGCGGCCCGGATCGTCGAGGACCGGGGCGACGAGGTAGTCTACTCCCTCGACCGGCTGGGGATACCCCTCGTCGAGATCTGCACCTCCCCCGACATCGTCTCCCCCGCCCACGCCCGGGAGGTCGCCGGCCGGCTCGGGATGATCCTCCGGTCGACGGGGAGGGTGAAGAGGGGGCTGGGGACGATCCGCCAGGACGTCAACGTCTCCATCCGGGGCGGGGCCCGGGTGGAGATCAAGGGGGTCCAGGACCTGAACCTGATCGAGACTATCGTGGCGGTGGAGGCGGAGAGGCAGCACCTCCTCCTGGAGATAAGGGACGAGCTCCTCCGGCGGGGGGCGATGGTCAGCGACCGGGTCGCGGACGTCACCGGGATATTCGGGCCCACCGAGTCGAAGGTGATCCGGAGTGCCCTCCGGAAGGGGGGGGCCGTCCTGGCGGTGAAGCTGGCTGGCTTCGCCGACCTCATCGGGGCGGAGATCCAGCCCGGCCGGAGGCTCGGCTCGGAGCTATCGGACCGGGCGAAGAGGGCGGGGGTCGGCGGGATCTTCCACTCCGATGAGCTTCCAGCCTACGGGATCACCACGAAGGAGGTGGAGGCGGTCCGCTCCGAGCTCGGAGCCGGGGAGGGGGACGGCTTCGCGATGGTGGCCGCACCCCTGGACCGGGCGGAGGCGGCGATGAAGGCGGTCCTGGAGAGGGCGGCGGAGGCCCTGGTGGGGGTCCCCGAGGAGACGAGGCGGGCCCTCCCCGAGGGGACGAGCGAGTACATGAGACCCCTTCCCGGATCGGCCAGGATGTACCCGGAGACGGACGTCCCCCCGGTGGTGGTATCCCCCGAAGATGTGGCGTCCCTTCTCCTCCCCGAGCTCTTCGACGAGAGGGCGGCGAGATACGAAGGAGAGTACGGCTTAAACCGCGAGTTTGCGACCCTTATGGCCCAATCGCCGTACAACCGCCTCTTCGAGGAGGCGGTCCGGGATCTATCCCTCCCCCCGGCTCTGGTGGTGAGAACCCTGGAGATGATACCGAGGGAGCTGGAGGGGGTCGGGGTCCCCGTATCGAGGCTGCCGGAGTCCAGGCTCAAAGAGGCCCTCGCCCTCGTCGCGGGGAGGAGGGTCGCCAAGGAGGGGATCCCGAAGCTTCTGGAGGCGATGGCGATGAACCCCGGCCTCTCCGCCTCGGAGGCGGCGTCAGCCACCGGCCTATCGGGCGTCGGCGAAGGGGATGTGGAGGCGGTCGTCGCCGCCATCGTCGCCGGCCGGGAAGAGTTCGTCCGGGAGAGGGGCGAGGCGGCCCTGGGACCCCTGATGGGCCTCGTCATGAAGGAGCTTCGGGGGAAGGCCGACGGAGCCCTCATCAGCGCCGCCCTGAGGCGGGAGATCGAACGGCTTTTGGCCGATTGA
- a CDS encoding ORC1-type DNA replication protein: protein MLLWDETIFKDREVLEFDHMPEHFAHRESQMEALKFCVRPALQGGRPVSALCLGPPGTGKTTAIFKLFSEMEAHSSKVVPVHVNCQMDHTRHAIFLRIYSKLLGHSPPASGVSFKRVLERIAKTLAKDNRVLVVALDDVNYLFPEKEVDRVLYTLLRGHEAFPGFRAGVIAVLSEPALNYVFDPRVGSVFQAEEVSFPLYTLEEIRDILGRRAGIGFYPGVASGEILDKVADLTERAGDLRVGIDLLKRAGMEAERRASRRISDEDVDRAYERSRLVHLSSALKPLREEELLLLGLAAEMESARAGDLYERFQASTGSGYTRFHEILNKLDAARLVDTDFSGPGHRGRSRVVRIRYDPKEVLARVKKERDPPGDGESI, encoded by the coding sequence ATCCTCCTCTGGGACGAGACGATCTTCAAGGACCGGGAGGTCCTGGAGTTCGACCACATGCCGGAGCACTTCGCTCACCGCGAGTCGCAGATGGAGGCCCTCAAGTTCTGCGTCAGGCCCGCCCTCCAGGGGGGGCGCCCCGTCAGCGCCCTCTGCCTCGGCCCCCCGGGGACGGGGAAGACGACGGCGATCTTCAAGCTCTTTTCCGAGATGGAGGCCCACTCCTCGAAGGTGGTCCCCGTCCACGTCAACTGCCAGATGGACCATACGAGGCATGCCATATTCCTGCGGATCTACAGCAAGCTCCTCGGCCACTCCCCCCCGGCGAGCGGCGTATCCTTCAAGAGGGTCCTGGAGAGGATAGCGAAGACGCTGGCCAAGGATAACCGGGTCCTGGTGGTGGCCTTGGACGACGTCAACTACCTCTTCCCCGAAAAGGAGGTGGACCGGGTTCTATACACCCTCCTCCGGGGCCACGAGGCCTTCCCCGGGTTCCGGGCGGGGGTGATCGCCGTCCTCAGCGAGCCGGCCTTGAACTACGTCTTCGATCCCCGGGTGGGGTCGGTCTTCCAGGCGGAGGAGGTGTCTTTTCCCCTCTACACCCTGGAGGAGATCCGGGACATCCTGGGGCGGCGGGCGGGAATCGGCTTCTACCCGGGGGTGGCTTCTGGGGAGATCCTCGACAAGGTCGCAGACCTCACCGAGCGGGCCGGGGACCTCCGGGTCGGGATCGACCTCCTCAAGAGGGCGGGGATGGAGGCGGAGAGGAGGGCCTCCCGGAGGATATCCGACGAGGACGTCGACCGGGCCTACGAGAGGTCGAGGCTCGTCCACCTATCGAGCGCCCTCAAGCCCCTCCGGGAGGAGGAGCTCCTCCTCCTAGGCCTTGCGGCGGAGATGGAGTCTGCGAGGGCGGGGGACCTCTATGAGCGGTTTCAGGCCTCCACCGGATCGGGGTACACCCGGTTCCACGAGATTCTGAATAAGCTGGACGCCGCCAGGCTCGTCGACACCGACTTCAGCGGCCCGGGTCACCGGGGGCGGTCCCGGGTCGTCCGGATCAGGTACGATCCGAAAGAGGTGCTGGCGAGGGTGAAGAAGGAGAGAGATCCACCGGGCGACGGAGAAAGTATATAG
- a CDS encoding phosphate ABC transporter substrate-binding protein: MNRSSFVLLVALLATGSILGLSGCIGGDEGGAPAPKAAGVTVAGSTTVMPLVEAAAEEFNRIQKEVRVSVTGGGTGVGIKNVAGGTADIAMASRDVKPEEIAAYGDGFQEHLVAYDAIAVVVSQPIYEGGITDLSREEVLAIYSGDITNWKGLGGPDERIYVAAREVGSGTRDTFNEMVMGTVEAETPGVTTYHGSNAEVKTAVTGSSRAIGYLGLNYLEGGALRAVALGGVTPSPETIKDGQYPLSRALKLYTFGDPAPGAEKFIDFLQSAEGQRIVAESGFVPV, translated from the coding sequence ATGAATAGATCGTCATTTGTCCTTTTGGTCGCCCTCTTGGCGACGGGATCGATCCTGGGATTATCGGGATGCATAGGCGGGGATGAGGGCGGCGCTCCCGCCCCGAAGGCGGCCGGCGTGACCGTCGCCGGATCCACCACGGTGATGCCCCTGGTGGAGGCCGCCGCCGAGGAGTTCAACCGGATCCAGAAGGAGGTCCGGGTCTCCGTCACCGGTGGAGGCACCGGGGTCGGGATCAAGAACGTCGCCGGGGGGACGGCGGATATCGCCATGGCCTCCCGGGATGTAAAGCCCGAGGAGATCGCCGCCTACGGCGACGGCTTCCAGGAGCATCTCGTCGCCTACGACGCCATAGCGGTGGTCGTCAGCCAGCCGATATACGAGGGCGGGATCACCGACCTCTCTCGGGAGGAGGTGCTGGCGATCTACAGCGGAGATATAACAAACTGGAAGGGGCTGGGGGGCCCCGACGAGAGGATTTACGTGGCAGCGAGGGAGGTGGGCTCCGGGACTAGGGACACCTTCAACGAGATGGTGATGGGGACTGTCGAGGCCGAGACCCCCGGGGTCACCACCTATCACGGGAGCAACGCCGAGGTGAAGACCGCGGTGACGGGGAGCAGCAGGGCCATCGGATACCTGGGGCTGAACTACCTCGAAGGCGGTGCCCTCCGGGCAGTGGCCCTCGGGGGTGTGACCCCCTCCCCGGAGACGATCAAGGATGGCCAGTACCCGCTTTCGAGGGCCCTGAAACTCTACACCTTCGGCGATCCGGCCCCCGGGGCCGAGAAGTTCATAGACTTCCTCCAGAGCGCCGAGGGGCAGAGGATCGTGGCGGAGTCGGGTTTCGTTCCGGTCTGA
- a CDS encoding PHP domain-containing protein, which translates to MKFELQGFDDGTFARMEEAELEDQGWRSADLHVHTLFSHDVLPVPSLHPEALYRKAKKMGMGYVTFTDHDTMRAHQVLGDRDGLVTGVEIRIMDPELVGHTVHVNVYDLDEEEFAELEEIAELEGDLRAFVGLLKRRGLPFTYNHPFWFEPGERPNLRAIPEIVELFPVVEYNMHRVTKKNELAMAMAQRYEKGLVAVTDTHSGMIGKVLTLSKGDSFREYFRNIAEGNSHIVTSDLTMQDLIDEVNAWIELIFNLDLARIDISDFSTGFGNLDRLIRALTSDRLRGCPRVYGTLERLSRRLSNTGIPASIYLRMENSIVPQIEDFMMARLL; encoded by the coding sequence ATGAAGTTCGAGCTACAGGGCTTTGATGATGGGACCTTCGCCCGGATGGAGGAGGCAGAGCTGGAGGATCAGGGATGGCGTTCGGCGGACCTTCACGTCCACACCCTCTTCTCTCACGACGTCCTCCCCGTTCCGTCCCTTCACCCAGAAGCGCTATACAGGAAGGCCAAAAAGATGGGGATGGGATACGTCACCTTCACGGATCACGATACCATGAGGGCTCACCAGGTCCTGGGGGATAGGGACGGGCTGGTGACAGGGGTCGAGATCAGGATCATGGATCCAGAGCTGGTAGGCCACACCGTCCACGTAAACGTCTACGACCTCGATGAGGAGGAGTTTGCGGAGCTGGAGGAGATAGCGGAGTTGGAGGGTGATTTGAGGGCCTTTGTAGGCTTACTCAAGAGGAGAGGGCTTCCCTTCACATACAACCATCCCTTCTGGTTCGAACCTGGGGAGAGGCCAAACCTGAGGGCGATACCCGAGATCGTCGAGCTATTCCCCGTGGTGGAGTACAATATGCATCGAGTGACGAAAAAAAACGAGCTCGCGATGGCGATGGCCCAGAGATACGAGAAGGGTCTAGTGGCCGTGACCGATACCCATTCGGGGATGATCGGAAAGGTCCTTACCCTCTCAAAGGGCGACTCCTTCAGGGAGTACTTCAGGAACATCGCCGAGGGCAACTCCCACATAGTGACCAGCGACCTCACCATGCAGGATCTCATCGACGAGGTGAACGCCTGGATCGAGCTCATCTTCAACCTCGATCTGGCTAGGATCGACATATCCGACTTCTCGACCGGCTTCGGCAACCTCGACCGGCTGATCAGGGCCCTCACCAGCGATAGGCTGAGGGGATGCCCCCGGGTTTACGGGACCCTCGAGAGGCTCAGCCGACGGCTCTCGAACACTGGAATTCCCGCCTCCATCTACCTCAGGATGGAGAACTCCATCGTCCCCCAGATTGAGGATTTCATGATGGCGAGGCTCCTTTGA
- a CDS encoding phosphate ABC transporter substrate-binding protein, with protein sequence MSIKSKSVLTGVLVAALLLAAGTAAALSVSGSTTVLPFGASCAEEFNAAQSAVQVSVTGGGSGVGIKNVAEGISDVAMASRPVKDSEKEAYPDEEFVEVLAAYDAVCIAVSQAVYDAGVTELSAEEVRAIYNGEITSWAQLGGDDEKIYVLGREVGSGTRDTFNEIVMGSDKAETPGVTTSHGSNAEVKTALTKSDRAIGYLGLNYIMDGALAAIAFEGVEPSAETIKDGSYPLARELYMVTYGEPTEDAQAFLDFVTGDDGQAIAEELGFVSIL encoded by the coding sequence ATGAGCATCAAGTCAAAATCCGTCTTGACCGGCGTCCTCGTGGCGGCCTTGCTTTTGGCCGCCGGAACCGCCGCAGCTCTGTCGGTATCGGGGTCGACCACCGTCCTGCCCTTCGGCGCCTCCTGCGCCGAGGAGTTCAACGCCGCCCAGAGCGCCGTCCAGGTCTCCGTCACCGGGGGCGGCTCCGGCGTGGGGATCAAGAACGTAGCCGAGGGGATCAGCGACGTCGCCATGGCCTCGAGGCCCGTCAAGGACTCCGAGAAGGAGGCTTACCCTGACGAGGAGTTCGTCGAGGTTCTGGCGGCCTACGATGCAGTCTGCATCGCCGTCAGCCAGGCGGTATACGACGCCGGCGTCACTGAGCTCTCCGCGGAGGAGGTCCGGGCTATCTACAACGGCGAGATCACCAGCTGGGCCCAGCTCGGAGGCGATGATGAGAAGATCTACGTCCTCGGCCGCGAGGTCGGCTCCGGAACGAGGGACACCTTCAACGAGATCGTGATGGGGAGCGACAAGGCCGAGACCCCGGGGGTCACCACCAGCCACGGCAGCAACGCTGAGGTGAAGACCGCCCTGACCAAGAGCGACCGCGCCATCGGCTACCTCGGCCTCAACTACATCATGGATGGAGCCCTTGCTGCCATCGCCTTCGAGGGTGTTGAGCCTTCGGCTGAGACGATAAAGGACGGGTCCTATCCCCTGGCAAGAGAGCTCTACATGGTAACCTATGGCGAGCCGACCGAGGACGCCCAGGCCTTCCTGGACTTCGTCACCGGTGATGATGGTCAGGCCATCGCCGAGGAGCTCGGCTTCGTCTCGATACTCTGA
- a CDS encoding PstS family phosphate ABC transporter substrate-binding protein, which yields MREVLKRMTRPESVLTWVVVAVFVAAGAVLYLIAGDELLRDHLEGASSTISVAGSTTVLPLAEACAREFHKGQRDAVVTVAGGGTDAGIEELAAGKIDIAMASRKVGEGEMEGLGASFEEHPIALDGVAIVVSRPIFEAGVDELSRHQVSAIYSGDVASWKDLGGPDLEIVAVSRSHGSGTGEIFSERVATPGVSIYLDSGADVERYVARSDRAIGYIGLNLAFDDELGVIAYEGVVPSAASVRDGSYPLARTLYMYTLGEADPEEVAFLEFVTGEGGRSIAEDLGFVPISA from the coding sequence TTGAGAGAGGTCTTGAAGAGGATGACGAGGCCCGAATCGGTCTTGACCTGGGTTGTGGTGGCCGTCTTCGTCGCGGCCGGGGCGGTCTTATACCTCATCGCCGGGGATGAGCTCCTCCGCGACCACCTTGAGGGGGCATCTTCGACCATATCGGTGGCGGGCTCGACCACCGTCCTTCCTTTGGCCGAGGCCTGCGCCCGGGAGTTCCATAAAGGTCAGAGGGACGCCGTCGTCACCGTCGCCGGGGGCGGGACCGATGCGGGGATCGAGGAGCTGGCGGCGGGGAAGATCGATATCGCCATGGCATCCCGAAAGGTCGGAGAGGGCGAGATGGAGGGGCTGGGCGCCAGCTTTGAAGAGCACCCCATAGCCCTGGACGGCGTGGCCATAGTCGTCAGCCGGCCCATCTTCGAGGCGGGAGTGGATGAGCTGAGCCGCCACCAGGTCTCGGCGATCTACAGCGGAGATGTCGCCAGCTGGAAGGATCTTGGCGGCCCCGACCTGGAGATCGTCGCCGTATCGAGGTCTCATGGGTCTGGGACCGGCGAGATCTTCAGCGAGAGGGTGGCAACCCCCGGAGTCTCAATATACCTCGATAGCGGCGCCGATGTGGAGCGGTATGTGGCAAGAAGCGACAGGGCGATAGGGTATATCGGATTGAACCTCGCCTTTGACGACGAGCTCGGGGTCATAGCCTACGAGGGGGTCGTCCCCTCGGCGGCATCGGTGAGGGATGGTTCTTACCCCCTCGCGAGGACCCTCTACATGTACACCCTGGGGGAGGCCGACCCGGAGGAGGTGGCGTTTCTGGAGTTCGTCACCGGAGAGGGGGGCCGATCGATCGCCGAGGATCTGGGCTTCGTCCCGATCTCGGCGTAG
- a CDS encoding Lrp/AsnC ligand binding domain-containing protein — protein sequence MVNGIIMLKTVPGHERRVHAALRGLSGINRMYILFGDFDLLLDVQVEGLLALNGLVDTVREVEGVVATRTILAHAFERCGPPGTEAC from the coding sequence ATGGTAAACGGCATAATCATGTTGAAGACGGTCCCCGGCCACGAGAGGAGGGTCCACGCCGCCCTCCGGGGCCTCTCCGGGATCAATAGGATGTACATCCTCTTTGGAGACTTCGATCTATTGCTGGACGTCCAGGTGGAGGGACTTCTGGCCCTCAACGGCCTCGTCGATACAGTCCGGGAGGTGGAGGGGGTCGTCGCCACCAGGACGATCCTCGCCCACGCCTTCGAGAGGTGCGGCCCCCCAGGAACGGAGGCCTGCTGA